A single Oncorhynchus nerka isolate Pitt River linkage group LG10, Oner_Uvic_2.0, whole genome shotgun sequence DNA region contains:
- the LOC115135076 gene encoding fibronectin type 3 and ankyrin repeat domains 1 protein: MTNPGSHKPFKAPTPPVIGKVSHHSIDLSWETEENEPRTGSPEKWTRFSVEEMDPKSHTYGTIYVGYSSHHTVESLEPSTSYKYRLRITRPTGESLYSPAVSVSTTREPMSGKNLHRAVNMNDEEDMTRVLESGTVSVNVNDKHGFTPLMVAAQKGFARLVHKLVEHGADVNMKNGSGKDSLMLACFFGHLDIVKYLRRFGATWQSQDMGGCTPLHWAADGGHLAVIAYMIQDGCELDVRDTVSHWTPLMRVSAVSGNPAVASLLIRAGADVNTRDKDGKTPLMVAVLNNHEELVQLLLDSGADHDVKNEFGSGAAEMAKAFGREVMYFSISITVVLYATVIVKI; the protein is encoded by the exons ATGACAAATCCAG GCAGCCATAAACCATTCAAGGCACCGACTCCTCCTGTCATTGGTAAAGTCAGTCACCATAGCATTGACCTgagctgggagacagaggagaatgaACCACGGACAGGCTCACCAGAGAAATGGACCCGCTTCTCTGTAGAAGAGATGGACCCCAAATCACACACATATGGGACTATCTATGT TGGGTACAGCAGTCACCACACTGTAGAAAGTTTGGAGCCCAGCACGTCCTATAAGTACAGACTGAGAATCACAAGACCAACTGGGGAGTCCCTCTACAGCCCggctgtgtctgtctctaccacac GTGAGCCTATGAGTGGGAAGAACCTCCACCGTGCTGTCAACATGAATGATGAGGAGGACATGACCAGAGTGTTGGAGTCTGG GACAGTCAGTGTGAACGTCAATGACAAACACGGTTTCACTCCTCTCATGGTGGCTGCACAGAAAGGCTTTGCCAG ACTGGTTCACAAATTGGTAGAACACGGTGCAGACGTGAATATGAAGAACGGTAGTGGGAAAGACAG TCTGATGCTGGCATGTTTCTTTGGCCACCTGGACATAGTGAAGTACCTGAGGAGATTTGGGGCCACGTGGCAGTCCCAGGACATGGGGGGCTGTACCCCCCTCCACTGGGCAGCTGACGGAGGACACCTTGCTGTCATAGCCTACATGATCCAGGATGGCTGTGAG TTGGACGTTAGGGACACCGTGTCCCACTGGACTCCTCTGATGAGGGTGTCAGCGGTCAGTGGGAACCCAGCGGTGGCCTCTCTCCTCATCAGAGCCGGGGCTGATGTCAACACCAGGGACAAGGATGGCAAGACACCACTTATG GTGGCAGTGTTGAACAACCATGAGGAGCTGGTGCAGCTGTTGTTGGACAGTGGGGCCGACCACGATGTGAAGAACGAG TTTGGGTCAGGTGCAGCTGAAATGGCAAAGGCCTTTGGAAGAGAGGTAATGTATTTCTCCATATCCATTACTGTTGTGTTGTATGCTACTGTTATAGTGAAAATATGA
- the LOC115136332 gene encoding putative pre-mRNA-splicing factor ATP-dependent RNA helicase DHX32 isoform X1, with protein MAQGITTGEKYWEDRVAFETEGAGQEHVEYDDVLEFNTFDGLPYSSRYYTLLKERMALPVWKAKCDFMDKLANKQFVIVSGTAKTGRSCQIPQWCAEFCLSVQYQNGMVVCTQDHRQHTVDLALRVADEMDVNIGHEVGYSIPLETCCSSDTVLRYCTSDMLLREMMSDPMLEHYGVIVIDQAHERTVSTDVLLGLLTDIALQRPELRVVLLTATHPGPKLLGHYRNVPLIQLEGVCSAEAVYTGTSHKDYFCSALRLVLEIHHSQEEGDIVVFLATTQEIDLARDILHREEVNTSPHLGELLPISVHPGLGGTLPMPSEEDGRCRRVFLTSSPNEDLFWAVHKLNFVIDAGVQKRNVYNPRIRANSVAIQPISRSQAESRKQLVGTTGKSFCLYPEDTPLPSETRPHILESDITSTVLFLKRMDIGGLGRCDFIDRPDPEGLMQALEELDYLAALDDDGNLSEIGIIMSEFPLEPQMAKTLLASCEFDCVSEVTTIAAMLAAPNCYLVPSMELRLEASQCHLKFQHPEGDHFTLINIYKAFKQNQQEPFVSVEKWCQDYFLSLSALQTADAIRSELTDILRRIELPVSMPSFGSKGNIINIKRALLAGFFMQVARDVDSSGNYFMLTHKHVAQIHPLSAYGTKTPKLGLPEWVLFHEYTFSEDNCIRTVSHISPEEFIQMAPQYFFFNLPPSESKDILQNILDKGAEHYKAKIKKSPSLESIPEVTASCVIQ; from the exons ATGGCGCAGGGCATAACAACCGGAGAGAAGTATTGGGAGGATAGAGTAGCCTTCGAAACAGAAGGAGCAGGTCAAGAACATGTGGAATATGATGATGTTTTGGAGTTTAATACATTTGACGGACTACCCTACTCCTCTCGATATTACACATTACTGAAGGAAAGGATGGCTCTACCAGTTTGGAAAGCCAAGTGTGATTTCATGGACAAACTGGCCAACAAGCAGTTTGTTATTGTCTCGGGCACTGCAAAAACTGGCAGAAGCTGTCAG ATCCCCCAGTGGTGTGCAGagttctgcctgtctgtccagtACCAGAATGGCATGGTGGTGTGCACCCAGGACCACAGGCAACACACAGTGGATCTGGCCCTGCGTGTAGCTGATGAGATGGACGTCAACATTGGCCATGAAGTGGGCTACAGCATCCCTCTAGAGACATGCTGCTCTAGTGACACTGTTCTCAG GTACTGCACTAGCGACATGCTGCTCAGAGAGATGATGTCAGACCCCATGCTGGAGCACTACGGTGTCATCGTCATTGACCAGGCCCATGAGAGGACGGTCAGTACAGACGTTCTGCTGGGCCTGCTCACAGACATCGCCCTGCAGAGGCCCGAGCTCCGTGTGGTGCTCCTCACAGCTACACACCCAGGACCCAAACTACTGGGCCACTACAGGAATGTCCCACTGATCCAGCTGGAGGGCGTGTGTTCAGCGGAGGCGGTGTATACTGGTACCAGCCACAAGGACTACTTCTGCTCTGCCCTGCGACTGGTTCTGGAGATACACCACTCCCAAGAGGAAGGGGACATAGTCGTGTTTTTGGCCACAACTCAA GAGATAGATCTTGCCCGCGATATCCTCCATCGCGAGGAGGTCAATACATCTCCACATCTAGGGGAACTTCTTCCTATCTCGGTGCACCCTGGGCTGGGTGGGACTCTGCCCATGCCAAGTGAAGAGGACGGCCGGTGCAGAAGAGTCTTCCTCACCTCCAGTCCAAACGAAGACCTCTTTTGGGCTGTGCACAAGCTGAACTTTGTCATCGATGCCGGTGTCCAGAAAAGAAAC GTTTATAACCCTAGGATCAGGGCGAACTCAGTCGCCATTCAACCTATCAGTAGGAGTCAAGCAGAAAGCCGCAAACAGCTTGTAGGAACAACAG GGAAGAGTTTCTgtctgtacccagaggacacacCCCTGCCCAGCGAGACACGCCCCCACATCCTGGAGTCTGACATCACGTCCACCGTGCTCTTCCTGAAGAGGATGGACATCGGTGGCCTGGGCCGCTGTGACTTCATCGACAGGCCAG ATCCTGAAGGTCTGATGCAGGCTTTAGAGGAACTGGACTACCTAGCAGCCCTTGATGACGATGGGAACCTGTCAGAGATCGGCATCATCATGTCTGAATTTCCCCTGGAGCCCCAGATGGCCAAGACACTACTTGCCTCCTGCGAGTTTGACTGTGTCAGCGAGGTGACCACCATTGCCGCCATGCTGGCAG CACCAAACTGCTACCTGGTCCCCTCAATGGAGTTGAGGCTAGAGGCCTCTCAGTGTCACCTTAAGTTCCAGCACCCAGAAGGAGATCACTTCACCCTAATCAACATCTACAAGGCTTTCAAACAGAACCAGCAGGAGCCCT TTGTCAGTGTGGAGAAGTGGTGTCAGGACTACTTCCTGAGTCTGTCTGCCCTGCAGACGGCTGATGCTATCCGCTCTGAGCTGACTGACATCCTGAGGAGGATAGAGTTGCCTGTCTCCATGCCTTCCTTTGGTTCCAAGGGAAACATAATCAACATCAAGAGAGCGCTGTTAGCCGGCTTCTTCATGCAG GTGGCGAGGGATGTGGACTCATCAGGGAATTATTTCATGTTGACGCACAAACACGTGGCCCAAATTCACCCTCTCTCTGCCTACGGCACCAAGACGCCCAAACTGGGCCTGCCTGAGTGGGTCCTCTTCCATGAGTACACCTTCTCAGAGGACAACTGCATTCGCACCGTGTCCCACATATCACCAGAGGA gttcaTTCAGATGGCTCCACAGTACTTCTTCTTTAACCTGCCTCCCAGTGAAAGCAAGGACATCCTCCAGAACATCTTAGACAAGGGAGCTGAACACTACAAAGCAAAGATTAAAAAGAGCCCCAGCCTAGAGAGCATACCAGAAGTCACAGCTAGTTGTGTCATACAGTGA
- the LOC115136332 gene encoding putative pre-mRNA-splicing factor ATP-dependent RNA helicase DHX32 isoform X2, translated as MVVCTQDHRQHTVDLALRVADEMDVNIGHEVGYSIPLETCCSSDTVLRYCTSDMLLREMMSDPMLEHYGVIVIDQAHERTVSTDVLLGLLTDIALQRPELRVVLLTATHPGPKLLGHYRNVPLIQLEGVCSAEAVYTGTSHKDYFCSALRLVLEIHHSQEEGDIVVFLATTQEIDLARDILHREEVNTSPHLGELLPISVHPGLGGTLPMPSEEDGRCRRVFLTSSPNEDLFWAVHKLNFVIDAGVQKRNVYNPRIRANSVAIQPISRSQAESRKQLVGTTGKSFCLYPEDTPLPSETRPHILESDITSTVLFLKRMDIGGLGRCDFIDRPDPEGLMQALEELDYLAALDDDGNLSEIGIIMSEFPLEPQMAKTLLASCEFDCVSEVTTIAAMLAAPNCYLVPSMELRLEASQCHLKFQHPEGDHFTLINIYKAFKQNQQEPFVSVEKWCQDYFLSLSALQTADAIRSELTDILRRIELPVSMPSFGSKGNIINIKRALLAGFFMQVARDVDSSGNYFMLTHKHVAQIHPLSAYGTKTPKLGLPEWVLFHEYTFSEDNCIRTVSHISPEEFIQMAPQYFFFNLPPSESKDILQNILDKGAEHYKAKIKKSPSLESIPEVTASCVIQ; from the exons ATGGTGGTGTGCACCCAGGACCACAGGCAACACACAGTGGATCTGGCCCTGCGTGTAGCTGATGAGATGGACGTCAACATTGGCCATGAAGTGGGCTACAGCATCCCTCTAGAGACATGCTGCTCTAGTGACACTGTTCTCAG GTACTGCACTAGCGACATGCTGCTCAGAGAGATGATGTCAGACCCCATGCTGGAGCACTACGGTGTCATCGTCATTGACCAGGCCCATGAGAGGACGGTCAGTACAGACGTTCTGCTGGGCCTGCTCACAGACATCGCCCTGCAGAGGCCCGAGCTCCGTGTGGTGCTCCTCACAGCTACACACCCAGGACCCAAACTACTGGGCCACTACAGGAATGTCCCACTGATCCAGCTGGAGGGCGTGTGTTCAGCGGAGGCGGTGTATACTGGTACCAGCCACAAGGACTACTTCTGCTCTGCCCTGCGACTGGTTCTGGAGATACACCACTCCCAAGAGGAAGGGGACATAGTCGTGTTTTTGGCCACAACTCAA GAGATAGATCTTGCCCGCGATATCCTCCATCGCGAGGAGGTCAATACATCTCCACATCTAGGGGAACTTCTTCCTATCTCGGTGCACCCTGGGCTGGGTGGGACTCTGCCCATGCCAAGTGAAGAGGACGGCCGGTGCAGAAGAGTCTTCCTCACCTCCAGTCCAAACGAAGACCTCTTTTGGGCTGTGCACAAGCTGAACTTTGTCATCGATGCCGGTGTCCAGAAAAGAAAC GTTTATAACCCTAGGATCAGGGCGAACTCAGTCGCCATTCAACCTATCAGTAGGAGTCAAGCAGAAAGCCGCAAACAGCTTGTAGGAACAACAG GGAAGAGTTTCTgtctgtacccagaggacacacCCCTGCCCAGCGAGACACGCCCCCACATCCTGGAGTCTGACATCACGTCCACCGTGCTCTTCCTGAAGAGGATGGACATCGGTGGCCTGGGCCGCTGTGACTTCATCGACAGGCCAG ATCCTGAAGGTCTGATGCAGGCTTTAGAGGAACTGGACTACCTAGCAGCCCTTGATGACGATGGGAACCTGTCAGAGATCGGCATCATCATGTCTGAATTTCCCCTGGAGCCCCAGATGGCCAAGACACTACTTGCCTCCTGCGAGTTTGACTGTGTCAGCGAGGTGACCACCATTGCCGCCATGCTGGCAG CACCAAACTGCTACCTGGTCCCCTCAATGGAGTTGAGGCTAGAGGCCTCTCAGTGTCACCTTAAGTTCCAGCACCCAGAAGGAGATCACTTCACCCTAATCAACATCTACAAGGCTTTCAAACAGAACCAGCAGGAGCCCT TTGTCAGTGTGGAGAAGTGGTGTCAGGACTACTTCCTGAGTCTGTCTGCCCTGCAGACGGCTGATGCTATCCGCTCTGAGCTGACTGACATCCTGAGGAGGATAGAGTTGCCTGTCTCCATGCCTTCCTTTGGTTCCAAGGGAAACATAATCAACATCAAGAGAGCGCTGTTAGCCGGCTTCTTCATGCAG GTGGCGAGGGATGTGGACTCATCAGGGAATTATTTCATGTTGACGCACAAACACGTGGCCCAAATTCACCCTCTCTCTGCCTACGGCACCAAGACGCCCAAACTGGGCCTGCCTGAGTGGGTCCTCTTCCATGAGTACACCTTCTCAGAGGACAACTGCATTCGCACCGTGTCCCACATATCACCAGAGGA gttcaTTCAGATGGCTCCACAGTACTTCTTCTTTAACCTGCCTCCCAGTGAAAGCAAGGACATCCTCCAGAACATCTTAGACAAGGGAGCTGAACACTACAAAGCAAAGATTAAAAAGAGCCCCAGCCTAGAGAGCATACCAGAAGTCACAGCTAGTTGTGTCATACAGTGA